A single window of Thiomicrorhabdus immobilis DNA harbors:
- a CDS encoding iron-containing alcohol dehydrogenase produces MTQTIMPFEFAPMPLIHFGWGIRHKLIESIQQSKPEMVVLITSKTLAHPGEFGDVLFQTFESFCEVKHFIVSGEPSPEVVDNIVKECDSDSDMVIGLGGGSVLDAAKAVAGLLPSQTSVMDYLEGVGAGKPFHVETCPFIAIPTTAGTGSETTKNAVLSRIGYFKKSFRDNKLLAKQAWLDPELLISCPKDVLYSTGMDAFTQLLESYTTLKPNPITDALAWQGMTLFKDAFSDIDSNDEQRQKTGYSNLMLAASLSGTTLANAGLGAVHGLAGPIGAFFEAPHGIVCARLLAPITQANIESLQALPTQHALDTLLKYEQVSLLLNPNQSANELLPGLVTLLEEYAIKYTPQGLADFGLTTENITPVIENCRSGSMLGNSVTLSDSQLIQALHKAI; encoded by the coding sequence ATGACACAGACAATCATGCCATTTGAATTCGCGCCGATGCCACTTATCCACTTTGGCTGGGGGATTCGTCATAAACTCATTGAAAGCATTCAACAATCTAAGCCTGAGATGGTGGTTTTGATTACCAGCAAAACTCTGGCGCACCCTGGTGAGTTTGGAGATGTTCTATTTCAAACGTTTGAATCCTTTTGCGAAGTAAAACATTTTATCGTCTCTGGCGAACCGTCCCCGGAAGTGGTCGACAATATCGTTAAAGAGTGTGATAGCGATAGCGACATGGTGATTGGCTTGGGAGGCGGGAGCGTTTTAGATGCCGCAAAAGCGGTTGCCGGATTGCTTCCTAGCCAAACATCGGTGATGGACTATCTAGAAGGCGTTGGTGCAGGCAAGCCGTTTCACGTGGAAACCTGCCCTTTTATTGCCATCCCGACAACAGCAGGCACCGGAAGCGAAACCACTAAAAATGCGGTTTTATCAAGAATCGGTTATTTCAAGAAGTCGTTTCGTGACAATAAACTGCTAGCCAAACAGGCCTGGTTGGACCCAGAACTCTTAATATCCTGCCCAAAGGACGTGCTCTATTCAACCGGCATGGATGCATTCACCCAGTTGCTCGAATCCTATACGACCTTAAAACCCAACCCTATTACCGATGCTTTAGCCTGGCAGGGCATGACTCTGTTTAAAGACGCCTTTTCAGACATAGACTCCAATGATGAACAACGCCAAAAAACCGGTTACAGCAATTTGATGTTGGCTGCATCCTTATCGGGCACCACTTTGGCGAATGCCGGACTGGGAGCCGTGCACGGGTTAGCCGGACCCATCGGTGCCTTTTTTGAAGCACCGCATGGTATTGTCTGCGCGCGTCTATTAGCGCCGATTACCCAAGCCAATATTGAAAGCCTACAAGCATTACCAACCCAGCATGCACTAGATACTTTACTTAAATACGAACAGGTTAGCTTGCTTCTCAACCCAAACCAGTCGGCTAATGAATTGTTACCAGGCCTGGTCACATTATTAGAAGAATATGCAATCAAATATACACCTCAAGGCTTGGCCGACTTTGGCCTGACAACAGAAAATATTACACCTGTGATTGAAAATTGCCGTAGTGGCAGCATGTTGGGTAATTCAGTCACCTTGAGCGACTCGCAATTAATTCAGGCGTTACACAAAGCCATCTAA
- a CDS encoding transglutaminase-like cysteine peptidase, whose amino-acid sequence MNFLLSKQLLLLCLLTASTAVLVIAGEAPRVVSQLEIEQAKAKYGSPAAARLAQWQELVDKNQNASEEDKLELVNNFFNQVQFIDDIVHWNKKDYWATPLEMLATDAGDCEDYSIAKYFTLKALGVPESKLYITYVKAIRLNQAHMVLTYFKTPKSIPLVLDNINKRILQASSRKDLVPIYSFNGDGLWLARERGKGKSVSGGTSKLKNWNNLLKRLNNQ is encoded by the coding sequence ATGAACTTTCTGCTGTCTAAACAACTTCTCTTGCTATGCCTGTTAACCGCTTCAACAGCGGTTTTGGTCATTGCAGGTGAAGCGCCTAGAGTTGTTAGCCAGCTTGAAATCGAACAAGCCAAAGCTAAATACGGCTCTCCTGCCGCCGCCCGGCTTGCCCAATGGCAGGAACTGGTCGATAAAAACCAAAACGCATCTGAAGAAGACAAGCTTGAGTTGGTGAACAACTTTTTCAACCAAGTGCAGTTTATCGACGATATCGTCCATTGGAACAAAAAAGATTATTGGGCAACCCCCCTTGAAATGCTGGCAACCGATGCAGGGGATTGTGAAGACTACTCGATTGCAAAATACTTCACTCTCAAAGCGCTTGGTGTACCTGAAAGTAAACTCTATATCACTTATGTTAAGGCCATTCGTTTAAACCAAGCACATATGGTTTTAACCTATTTTAAAACCCCGAAATCTATCCCCCTGGTTCTCGACAATATCAACAAACGCATTTTACAAGCATCAAGCAGAAAAGACCTGGTGCCTATATACAGTTTTAATGGTGATGGCCTTTGGCTGGCTCGTGAACGTGGTAAAGGTAAATCGGTATCGGGTGGTACATCCAAACTGAAGAATTGGAACAACCTTCTCAAGAGATTGAACAATCAATAA
- a CDS encoding OmpA family protein, with amino-acid sequence MKHFTPLLALCFASFFNTAQADDSKPLPLDYNPAGQETEALKSIPSQDASIVENAYKDLDQDGIQDKLDHCPNTILHVDVDSKGCELDSDQDGVFDRLDQCPDTAPGVKVNRFGCEGDEDNDGVMDSKDQCPGTPEGTPVNDVGCAVVNDADRDGVNDADDLCPDTPAGTLVNKNGCEPKTITFSNIVFDSFAHEIRDDQVKILKADIGVLNDLKEGEVLLITGHTDWQAKAPVNERLSWRRANSTKAFIQKQLNFESDRIYINGKGEMEPIADNRTAEGRQKNRRIEIKVIQKSQLPADAKTTIPKAMLVR; translated from the coding sequence ATGAAACACTTCACTCCATTATTAGCACTATGTTTCGCGAGTTTTTTCAACACCGCTCAAGCAGACGACAGCAAACCTTTACCCCTGGATTACAATCCCGCCGGTCAAGAAACCGAAGCCCTAAAAAGCATTCCAAGCCAAGATGCTTCAATCGTTGAAAATGCCTATAAAGATTTAGACCAAGATGGTATTCAGGACAAGCTTGACCACTGTCCAAATACTATTTTGCATGTAGATGTGGACTCCAAAGGCTGCGAGCTAGACAGTGACCAAGATGGCGTATTCGATCGTTTGGACCAATGCCCGGACACGGCTCCAGGGGTTAAGGTCAATCGTTTTGGCTGTGAAGGGGACGAGGATAATGACGGCGTCATGGACAGTAAAGACCAATGCCCAGGCACCCCGGAAGGCACCCCTGTCAATGACGTGGGTTGCGCAGTGGTTAATGATGCGGATAGAGACGGTGTAAACGATGCGGATGATTTATGCCCTGACACTCCAGCTGGCACTTTAGTCAATAAAAACGGTTGTGAGCCAAAAACCATCACCTTTAGCAACATTGTATTTGATTCATTTGCACATGAAATTCGTGATGACCAAGTCAAAATCTTAAAAGCAGACATTGGTGTCTTGAACGATTTGAAAGAGGGTGAAGTTTTGCTCATCACCGGACATACCGATTGGCAAGCAAAAGCGCCTGTTAATGAACGTTTATCTTGGCGACGTGCGAATAGCACCAAGGCTTTCATTCAAAAACAACTCAACTTTGAATCTGACCGCATTTACATCAACGGTAAAGGCGAAATGGAACCTATCGCAGACAACCGAACGGCTGAAGGTCGGCAGAAGAACCGTCGCATAGAGATTAAAGTCATCCAAAAATCGCAATTACCTGCCGATGCGAAAACCACCATCCCGAAAGCGATGTTAGTTCGATAA
- a CDS encoding bifunctional diguanylate cyclase/phosphodiesterase, producing the protein MSLNKQMILFITSMVIVLLLGTFTLNLNNTKQFLQEQLQSHAQDTATSLGLSLSSIENPEDISSMETMINAVFDRGYYSHINLIDMENNILYQRENAKSMDDVPDWFINAIEFHTPEAQALVQAGWIPVGTINVASHAGYAYIELWKAATNLLAWFSLAALIAILIAIYTLQIMLKPLKDMEKQAEAIVKKEYLIQQHLPSTIEFRQVVSAMNGMVTKLKSVFERDANTAEKLQRMAYQDSVTQLSNRRHFEMIIDSLLDPNDDVPAGVICLIRVNQLKELNDQFGYLAGDKLMKSLADEMKTRLHHENSIFARLNGTELVAVLPGLVAHQIEESAKTICQSMPNILKTIQADDASTSISLAYTSYQPGQSRGPIMGNLDFAIEQAEKQGSNTFFYYNTNLDQSNLDSSWEQSLTQAIKDKRFLLFHQSAYDTELKVHDQELFIRLKDTDGTIRSAAYFMPTVEQFHKTAEIDLLVINLAIQHLKTHPDTALLSINLSKAILDNEQFHKTLIQTLADNAKLTSRIAFELPERLVIEQKPKAWPLIHNLRKLGINIGIDHFGTRLGNMRYLQDLRPDYIKLDAAFTKAIENDEQTRNYVSSLCELADGLDIDVIAMTVENETQLKAFNELGVRYSQGYLFGAPAALN; encoded by the coding sequence ATGAGTTTAAATAAACAAATGATTCTTTTCATCACCTCAATGGTAATTGTCTTACTCTTGGGTACTTTTACCTTAAACCTGAATAACACAAAACAATTCTTACAAGAGCAGTTGCAGTCACACGCTCAGGATACCGCAACTTCACTGGGACTTTCGTTGAGCAGCATAGAAAACCCAGAAGACATCTCCAGCATGGAAACCATGATCAACGCAGTTTTTGACCGTGGTTATTATTCACATATCAACTTAATCGATATGGAAAACAACATTCTATATCAACGTGAAAATGCAAAATCAATGGATGACGTACCGGATTGGTTCATCAACGCCATAGAGTTCCACACACCCGAAGCACAAGCACTGGTTCAAGCAGGCTGGATTCCAGTTGGTACAATTAACGTAGCCAGCCATGCGGGTTACGCCTACATTGAATTATGGAAAGCGGCGACCAACCTATTAGCCTGGTTCAGTTTAGCGGCGCTAATCGCCATCCTGATTGCAATCTACACCCTGCAAATCATGTTGAAACCATTAAAAGATATGGAGAAACAGGCAGAAGCGATCGTTAAAAAAGAGTATCTGATTCAACAGCACTTGCCATCGACCATCGAGTTTAGACAAGTCGTATCTGCCATGAACGGTATGGTCACCAAACTAAAATCGGTATTCGAAAGAGATGCCAATACCGCAGAAAAACTACAAAGGATGGCCTATCAGGATAGCGTTACCCAGCTGAGTAATCGCCGCCATTTTGAAATGATTATAGACAGCCTGCTTGACCCAAATGACGATGTTCCTGCAGGTGTGATTTGCCTGATACGAGTCAATCAACTCAAGGAACTCAACGATCAATTTGGTTACCTGGCCGGCGATAAACTGATGAAATCACTTGCCGATGAGATGAAAACCCGTCTGCATCATGAAAACAGCATCTTTGCTCGCCTAAACGGAACGGAACTTGTTGCGGTTCTTCCTGGACTGGTGGCTCATCAAATAGAAGAATCGGCCAAAACAATTTGTCAGTCCATGCCGAATATCTTAAAAACAATCCAAGCGGATGATGCGAGCACATCCATCTCATTAGCCTATACCAGTTATCAACCTGGCCAAAGTCGAGGCCCAATCATGGGTAACTTAGACTTTGCCATTGAACAAGCCGAAAAACAGGGTTCAAACACGTTCTTTTACTACAATACCAACCTGGATCAATCCAATCTAGACAGCAGTTGGGAGCAATCACTGACTCAAGCGATTAAAGACAAACGTTTCTTACTGTTTCACCAAAGTGCCTACGACACCGAACTCAAAGTTCATGACCAAGAGCTGTTTATTCGACTTAAAGATACCGATGGCACCATTCGTTCTGCGGCGTACTTTATGCCCACTGTCGAACAGTTTCATAAAACTGCAGAAATCGATTTACTGGTTATCAATCTAGCCATTCAGCACCTAAAAACTCACCCCGACACCGCTCTGCTTTCCATCAACCTATCCAAGGCGATATTGGACAATGAACAATTCCATAAAACCTTGATACAGACATTAGCCGATAACGCCAAATTAACATCACGTATCGCATTTGAACTGCCGGAACGCCTGGTAATCGAACAGAAACCTAAAGCTTGGCCGCTTATCCATAATCTGAGAAAGCTGGGGATAAACATTGGTATCGACCACTTCGGGACAAGACTGGGGAATATGCGTTATCTACAAGATCTTCGCCCGGACTACATCAAGCTTGATGCGGCATTCACCAAAGCGATTGAAAATGACGAACAAACCCGCAACTATGTTTCAAGCTTATGTGAACTGGCAGATGGCTTGGACATTGACGTCATTGCCATGACGGTTGAGAATGAAACTCAGTTAAAAGCCTTTAATGAACTGGGGGTCAGATACTCTCAAGGTTATTTATTTGGTGCGCCAGCCGCGTTAAATTAA